From the Vulpes vulpes isolate BD-2025 chromosome 15, VulVul3, whole genome shotgun sequence genome, the window tttatttattatagcacataataattaaagttttattgCTCATATATTCCCaggtaaaataatgaaaattagaaggggcttttaaaaattaaacgttaatatagaaaataatggCGTATTCAACTGAATCTGgacttttatattaataattttttggaataattttacaACCAATTTTTATCTTccccatttcattatttttggtgttATGTTTACAGTCATTGTTACTCAGCGGAGTCATGTTCCATAAAATACACTAACATGATAATGAGGTTGAGTGGGAAGGAATTTTGGTAATGGTGTCCTCTGATGAATTGTTCTTCCTTCCAACCAATTTTACAGGACTGAAGATCTTGAGGGTAATAAATGAACCCACAGCGGCAGCTATGGCCTATGGCCTCCACAAGGCTGAGGTCTTTCACGTCTTGGTGATAGATTTGGGCGGAGGAACTCTAGATGTGTCATTGCTAAATAAACAAGGAGGAATGTTTCTAACCCGAGCAATGTCTGGTAAGAAAAATACAGGAAGACTAAAAGAGTTTTAGACAGTGCTTTCCTTATTAGCACACCAAGTGTAttaagtgtttattttaaaaaatttttcggggttgcctaggtggctcagttggttaaatattcagctattggtttcagctcaggtcatgatctcagggttgtgagatcaagccccataggAGACATTGTACTTGGTatggagtctacttcagattctttccctctctgctcttccccctgctctctctctctaaaataaataataaataaaatctttaaataaaatttttaaaagtcagatgtTTTCAGTATACTTTGACTTCACTTTGGTAGTCTGTATACGTAACTTTATAACCACCATTTATGTATATGATAACAACAAAAAGTGAAGTCTAAATAAAATGACTGAGCAtcctataatacaaataaatacattgccAGTTGTAGCTCACTGAGCCAATAGGACTTCATGGCTGTGGTGAAGGgaacagaaagcaagaaaaattctttaaaatgaagagtggtgccagccctggtggctcagcggtttagcgctgccctcaggcccggctgtgatcctggagacccgggatcgagtcccacatcaagctccctgcatggagcctgcttctccatctgcctgtgtctctgcctctgtgtgtgtgtgtgtttctcatgaataaataaagtcttttaaaaataaataaataaataaaaaatgaagagtgaTCAGTTTACTTCATTTGATAATGTGTTTTACAAAGTAGATATGTAAGAAAATCTAATAATAATATTCTCTAGGAAATTGTAGGATTTTgtattctaaatctttttaagattttttttttttttaatttaaagaatggagcctatttaaaaagtgaagctGTGAGTTAATAGGTTGTCTAacttctgcatttttctttctcctaactGGACTCTTTAGATTCAGTGCCAGAGATTTGTATTAcattaatcttttccttttaaatttctctctctctctttttttattttagctcttaATCTAGCAagcaaaaggatttaaaaaagataaagtgcctactttatcttttttaattataaggaCTTCTGTTGAAAATAATGACTTTAAGTGGTTTTAAATTGCTACTAAAAGCTAATCTTTGTTGTCAACCTTTATCctctgaaaaattatttgatatcATTAAgagatattccttttttatttaaaaattttaaccaaaTGTGCagttttttaatatcaaatatatatttgatatatatcaaatatatatatcaaaaatatattgatatatttaatatcaaatatatttttttaaagattttatttatttgagagaaagagagcgtgagagagagagagtgagtgagcatgagcagtgagggagggggagagggagaagcagggtccttgctgagcagggagcctaatgcggtactggatcatgggatcatgacctgaaccgaaggcagatgcttaaccaactaagccactcaggcacccaagttaaaattattttaatcctgggacgcctgggtggctcagtggttgagtggctgccttcagctcaggtcatgatcctgggatccgggatcgagtcctgcatcgggctccctgcatggagcctgcttctccctctgcctgtgtctctgcctctctctttctccgtgtctctcatgaataaataaataaaatctttttaaaaaaattattgtaatccAGTTATTTTTAATCAagctttgaatgaataaaatttcaaGAGTTAGAGTACATTAAGCAAAAGATTTGTTAttccttaaatataattttcatacaTACTACACAGacctgtatatacacatacaaatgcataaatataacatataccTTTTTATTTCTAACTTAGGAAATAACAAACTTGGAGGACAGGACTTTAATCAAAGACTGCTTCAGTACTTATATAAACAGATCTATCAAACATATGGCTTTCTACCCTCTAGGAAAGAGGAAATTCACAGATTAAGACAAGCTGTGGAAATGGTCAAATTGAATCTGACTCTTCATCAGTCTGCTCAGTTGTCAGTATTACTAACAGTGGAGGAAAAGGACAAGAATGAGCCTCAGAGTAGTGACACTGAACTGCCAAAGGAcagattttctccctctgatgACCACCACATAAACAGTGTGTTTGGAGCTGGcctttctgaaaagaaaagtgGAGAAAGTCAGGTGTTGTTTGAAACAGAAATATCACGAAAGCTCTTTGACGCGCTTAATGAAGATCTCTTCCAGAAGATACTTGTACCTATTCAGCAAGTGTTAAAAGAAGGCCACCTGGAAAAGACTGAGATTGATGAGGTGGTTTTGGTTGGGGGTTCTACTCGTATTCCTCGAATCCGCCAAGTCATTCAAGAGTTCTTTGGGAAGGATCCCAACACTTCTGTAGACCCTGACCTGGCAGTGGTGACAGGAGTGGCTATCCAAGCAGGGATTGATGGAGGCTCTTGGCCTCTCCAAGTCAGTGCTTTAGAAATTCCCAATAAGCATTTGCAAAAGACCAACTTCAACTGAATTCTGGAGGGATAAGATTATTTGTGATTGTCTGATGAGCCTCTTCCTCTTTATCAGACCacctccaataaaaaagaaaatctaaaatatctCACAAATTTACCTGAAAGGTAACATTTAGATACACAGAATTTTACATAACATTTTGGTTTAGGATTAAATAGGATAGATCGATCCTATTTGATTTTGGAGAGATCTCATTTCaacatatgcttttaaaattatagactTGAGGTAAAACTGTTATAGGAGCTTGGGTGACTTTGTTTTCTGGATTCTGGAAGTAGATAACCATATGCACTTAAAATTACTTTCTGTAAATATTGCCTTGTGCCCATATTACGATTCCCAGTTCTTACTAAATTATATTAGCAGGAGCTGGTAATGGATTTACTTGGTTATCATATGTAACTATTAGTTTGAACTATACTTGAAGGACAGTATTGGAGTCAGTTTTTACATTGGCTGGGAGATAGCAGTATTAAATAAGCTGCATGTATAATGTTCAGTAACTGCCATATTctataataaatttactttcacAAATTCAGTTATGTGTCCTATTTATGTAATCTGCATTctccagatttttaaaacctatttatTGTATcagcttattttctttctaaaatagctGTAGATTTATCCAAATGTTTCAGTGCCAGACAGTAAAAGTAACCAATTTATACTCTAGTTCCTTCGGTTGCAATGCATCATTCTCTGCTTGGATTTCCATGATTCTGCCTGGTTGGAAAACAGTAGGGAATTATTAATTTCACTTTATACGTCTTAATGTTACAATAAAGCCATCGTTACTAGCTCTTTTTTGTTATCCAAGACCTTTGCAGACATTGGTAAGTACCAGTAATTAGCTCtactatttatgtttttgttttcgtttctttgtttattttcagtaAGCCCTGGAGAATGTAGCTGGCATTTGAACTATCAAGTCatatttgattccatttttacTGAGACTTTTTTCCCCATGTTAGTTTTGAATGAGGAAAATGTGCTCAGTTGTAAAATCCTTATTGTGGTTTCCCGCTATCATTTTACAGTAGTCACACTTGGACTGTTTTTTAGCCTTAAGGTTAGTGTGTGATGAGagtaaaaaaattgaacattGGAAGTAACGTGGCAATCTAATGTGGAAGGCAATGTGGGAGGATTTAGACAAATCAGCATTTGTagcagttttgtttgtttttgtctgtttccttttAGAAATGCTACAGGgaccaagaaagaaaatgtagcaAGCAATTATATTTCTGTTATGCccatatttgaagattttttttcttaatacatgcATGCTTCATATCAATATTCAAAGATTACACTCTGGTCAACATTTTTGTTAATGTAAAAAGTGTCTGCTTTATCCGTTGTTGAATTTAAAGGATGTTGAATTTCTAATCACTGAAAAAGAGAACTAAGCAAACTCATTTCAACAACATCAAAACATTTCAGCTTCTCAGAGTAAAAAGctgaatgttaatatttttttcagataaaagaaaaatgttagcaATGAGATTGTGGTTAAAACACAATTTCAATCACATAGTTTTGTGTACAGAATGTCTAGTAAGTagatagaaaaatttttaaaaaatgtttgttgacgtattttattttagaactaaCAGAGAAATGCCAAAGATGAATCCTTCACTGCGTTATGAAAGTATTCAAGTGTTCTCATGGACTTGATAGGAATCTTTGATAGATCTCAGAATTTGAAAAGATCTTTTTGCAAAGGTcttaaaagtgttaaaaaatcTCCATATACAGTATCAGCTTTAAcctaaaacattttaacatttttttaaaaaaaaatcttgactctCAAATACAGGAGATAGTTGAGGACAATCTGTTAACACTTTTTAGCAGAAACAACTTGCAAAACAAGGCAGCTAATctcatatactaaaattggatgtttaaataatttgtgtCTGAAAAATAGAATGGCAGTGTTGGAATTTGGGGGCAATAGTTTAGCATATTCTCtagttacatctttaaaatatgaagtaattAATGTCTGTCTTCAATCATATTTTAGGGGCCTATATATAAATGGTCTTGAAATCagtgtagtttatttatttaaaaaataaaaatgtatcctgAAAGGGATCATTTATGCCTAATAATCTTAAGACACTTTTCATAAAACAAACTTAATACATTTTGGTTGTACATGTAGCTAGTGTTTTTTGAAGtgcattaactttttaaatattaactgttGTATGATTAGAATATATGTGAATGAGTAATTTATTTTGTATCAGGAATGTTTTGGTACTGTGTTTTCACTCAAACCACTGACTTAACAGATGCTACTGTGTATAACATGTACTGAAGATTATATAGTTATTGTGCATAACAGATTGTGCCTCTTATTTGTGTGTATACAAGTAATtcacattttaatgtaaataaataccactttgcggtttgttttttaaactgtgtACTTTATTTTCCATTCACGACTAGGCCGGAGTACATTTTTGAGGTTTAATAAgagaaaagggagacagagcTGATCTGATGCTCATGGCACATGAGCTCAGCAGCTATTGCCTGCTTCCTTGCGTCCTGACTTTGGGGTTCCTTATCCTTTTCCGttcattttcctgatttaaaagagaaacagtTCCTGCCTCATATGAACAAGATCTCCTGAATTCTGAATACCAATTCATGACTTTTGACTATAATGGAGCAAAGACCTAGAGTAATCTATAGTTAGTGAATAATACTGCAAAATAGACTACTGTAATCTTTGGTTGATTCAGTAATACttcataattttctaataaagtttgtcttctttggacaaaactatatacacatatttatttaaagaaattcatttgaTTAATGTAATCTTTTCAAATGAGTCCTTAAATAAAGATAGTAGACTTGACTTTCCAGGAGTTTCTGtgattccttcatttttttctaattaccaTTGCTGAGGAACTCAAATGAGGAAATATAGTGACACTTGCatatatagtttatttaaccAACAAAAGCACAGTACCCCCATTGAAGTAGGCAGCCTACAGAGTAGCTTCCAACAACCCCTATTTTCTGGTATTTATCTCCTTTTATGATCGTCCCTTGAACTTGGGCAAGATTTGATGGCTCCCTACCAATGATGGGAGGTACATGTAAGTGAATAAGTACTGCAGTGGACAGCACCAATTTCCGGCTGTGAGAGCCTTCTCAACAGTGAGCCCTCTCACCTGAGTCAAGGTTTCAGATGATGCGGCCATGGTTGAAATAGAAGTATAATCTCATGA encodes:
- the HSPA13 gene encoding heat shock 70 kDa protein 13, translating into MKSLLWSEMWLLEQRWSKRTTLPSRPRGWEVAWGRHLTSGTVIPSPSGGTVMAGEMTILGSAVLTLLLAGYLAQQYLPLPTPKVIGIDLGTTYCSVGVFFPGTGKVKVIPDENGHISIPSMVSFTDNDVYVGYESLELADSNPQNTIYDAKRFIGKIFTPEELEAEIGRYPFKVLNKNGMVEFSVTSNETITVSPEYVGSRLLLKLKEMAEEYLGMPVANAVISVPAEFDLKQRNSTIEAANLAGLKILRVINEPTAAAMAYGLHKAEVFHVLVIDLGGGTLDVSLLNKQGGMFLTRAMSGNNKLGGQDFNQRLLQYLYKQIYQTYGFLPSRKEEIHRLRQAVEMVKLNLTLHQSAQLSVLLTVEEKDKNEPQSSDTELPKDRFSPSDDHHINSVFGAGLSEKKSGESQVLFETEISRKLFDALNEDLFQKILVPIQQVLKEGHLEKTEIDEVVLVGGSTRIPRIRQVIQEFFGKDPNTSVDPDLAVVTGVAIQAGIDGGSWPLQVSALEIPNKHLQKTNFN